A region of the Paenibacillus sp. J23TS9 genome:
ATATACCGACGACTCAGGAAGTTACCGCAATAAGCGATAATATTACTTTCGTCCGAATTCTTCCATAGTACATGAACAGAATCAAACTTAGAAGCTTAGAAGTTCTGATCCAGCATCCAGGAACTCCACTTTTTGAATTCCTGTGTATGGATATGCGTAATACTGCTGCTGCGGATCCGCCGGTTATATAGTGGGAGAGGGATGTAATGCAATGTTTCTGTTTTTGCAAACCGGGCAAGTATTTCAATATCCTCGTACAATCTTCCATTCCAAGGTGCAGAAGTGTTCCAGCCGTTACCATCCTTAAGCGATTTGGTGAGAAACATTCGGGGAGCAATCGCTAAGCCTTTTTCAAGAAGACCCTGATATGTGAGGGTGGGTGGAGAATTGACTCCCCGGTAGATGAGCTGTCCATTTAGGCGCTCTGTCCATTCATGATGATCCGCATAGATTACATCAACGGGTTCCATACCGCAAGCTTCATCAGCAAGCTTCTGCAAGCAGTCCACAGTCAGCCAGTCGTCAGCATCGAGCTCGAGCAGCCAGCTGCCCTTGATCTTCATTAGGGCTCTATTCAGGCATGCTGCTTTTCCTTGGTTATGTTCTTGGATCAAGCATTGAATCCGCGGGTCTTTTTCAAGTGTGTTTAGAAGCGCTTGGGTTCCGTCGGTCGATCGGTCGTCAACGATAATAAGTTCCCAATTCTTATAAGATTGGGCGAGAACGGACCGGATAGCCCATGGCAAGTAGTTCGCATTATTATACGTACACAAAACGATGGATATTAATGGATTTAGTGTTTTATCCTGTTGGTGATCTCCTTGTGCGTAAAGATTCTTAAGCAGGAGCATCAATTCTTTTTTCTCTATGTCGTTGTTCTTCCAATGCAGGATGTCAGCCTTTGATGGTACGATCGTATCCGTTGTTACAAATAGCCATGAGTAAGAGTTCAGAAGCTGAAATTGCTTATCTATAAGTACATAAAGATCAAAGGGGAGATGGCTTCGTTCGGTAAAACCATTATTGGGTTCTGCTATTACGTTAGCCGTACGCCATAAGATAGCGCCAACGCATTCAAACTTCTGTGATTCTTCGAAGTGTACTGCGGGAAGGGGTTGAATAATGATCCCGGCCAAGTCATGCACCATTTCGGTCTGCCATTGCTGAAGCTGTTCTTTAAAAGCAGGTTTAATGGTATCGCCTGCATAAAAGGTAAGAAAAAATGGTTCATCATAGGTTGCTAAAATATCGTTTAATTTCGCAGCAGTATCCAGTACTGGCAGCCGCACGGGGGTTATTTCGGGAAGTGCGTCCCGAAGAGAAAGTTCGGTTTGGAGCGCATTCAATTGGCTGCCTCTAGTGATAATAAATGCAATCATATAGCTACTCCCTTCCGTTGAATGCCTATAGAATGAGGTGTTACCCAATGACAGGGTATGCAGCATTTGCCTATGTGACACGAAGAGTTTCCTAATTCAAATAGAAAAAGCCGCATTTCTGCGGCTTTTTCTGATGTACACGGCTAACCAATCTTTGACTTACCGGTTATCGATCTTCTCCGGATACAAGTCATGATTCATCAGACGCTGCTCGGCCATCTGTTCAAACTTGGTTCCGGGTTTTCCGTAGTTGCAGTAAGGATCGATGGAGATTCCGCCGCGCGGCGTGAATTTGCCCCACACCTCAATGTACCGTGGCTCCATCAGCTTGATCAGATCATTCATGATGATATTCATGCAGTCCTCGTGGAAATCGCCGTGATTGCGGAAGCTGAAGAGATAGAGTTTCAGAGATTTGCTCTCCACCATCTTCACATCCGGAATGTAGCTGATATACAGCGTTGCGAAGTCCGGTTGGCCGGTGATCGGACATAGGCTCGTAAATTCCGGAAAGTTTAATTTCACAAAATAATCGCGGTAAGCATGTTTATTGTCAAAG
Encoded here:
- a CDS encoding glycosyltransferase family A protein, whose translation is MIAFIITRGSQLNALQTELSLRDALPEITPVRLPVLDTAAKLNDILATYDEPFFLTFYAGDTIKPAFKEQLQQWQTEMVHDLAGIIIQPLPAVHFEESQKFECVGAILWRTANVIAEPNNGFTERSHLPFDLYVLIDKQFQLLNSYSWLFVTTDTIVPSKADILHWKNNDIEKKELMLLLKNLYAQGDHQQDKTLNPLISIVLCTYNNANYLPWAIRSVLAQSYKNWELIIVDDRSTDGTQALLNTLEKDPRIQCLIQEHNQGKAACLNRALMKIKGSWLLELDADDWLTVDCLQKLADEACGMEPVDVIYADHHEWTERLNGQLIYRGVNSPPTLTYQGLLEKGLAIAPRMFLTKSLKDGNGWNTSAPWNGRLYEDIEILARFAKTETLHYIPLPLYNRRIRSSSITHIHTQEFKKWSSWMLDQNF
- the queF gene encoding preQ(1) synthase; amino-acid sequence: MTGRQLEEMKDLTLLGNQGTTYVFQYAPEVLESFDNKHAYRDYFVKLNFPEFTSLCPITGQPDFATLYISYIPDVKMVESKSLKLYLFSFRNHGDFHEDCMNIIMNDLIKLMEPRYIEVWGKFTPRGGISIDPYCNYGKPGTKFEQMAEQRLMNHDLYPEKIDNR